The following proteins come from a genomic window of Alosa sapidissima isolate fAloSap1 chromosome 20, fAloSap1.pri, whole genome shotgun sequence:
- the LOC121694625 gene encoding non-histone chromosomal protein HMG-14A-like isoform X2: MPKRKGANGEAKEEPQRRSARLSAPAPPKPEPKPKKTAKKDKAVNDKKEDKKTKAKAKESTEPEANEENHAENNGEAKTDEVEAAPEETKEEAKSE, translated from the exons ATGCCCAAGAGAAAG ggagccaatggagaggcAAAGGAAGAG CCTCAGAGGAGATCTGCAAGATTATCCGCG CCCGCACCTCCCAAACCTGAGCCTAAGCCCAAAAAGACAGCCAAG AAGGACAAGGCAGTGAACGACAAGAAGGAAGACAAAAAGACCAAGGCGAAAGCCAAGGAGAGCACAGAGCCAGAGGCAAACGAGGAGAACCACGCAGAAAACAACGGAGAAGCCAAGACCGACGag GTCGAGGCAGCCCCTGAAGAAACCAAGGAGGAAGCCAAGTCTGAGTAG
- the LOC121694625 gene encoding non-histone chromosomal protein HMG-14A-like isoform X1: MPKRKGANGEAKEEPQRRSARLSAKPAPPKPEPKPKKTAKKDKAVNDKKEDKKTKAKAKESTEPEANEENHAENNGEAKTDEVEAAPEETKEEAKSE; this comes from the exons ATGCCCAAGAGAAAG ggagccaatggagaggcAAAGGAAGAG CCTCAGAGGAGATCTGCAAGATTATCCGCG AAGCCCGCACCTCCCAAACCTGAGCCTAAGCCCAAAAAGACAGCCAAG AAGGACAAGGCAGTGAACGACAAGAAGGAAGACAAAAAGACCAAGGCGAAAGCCAAGGAGAGCACAGAGCCAGAGGCAAACGAGGAGAACCACGCAGAAAACAACGGAGAAGCCAAGACCGACGag GTCGAGGCAGCCCCTGAAGAAACCAAGGAGGAAGCCAAGTCTGAGTAG